A window from Vibrio cortegadensis encodes these proteins:
- the cyaY gene encoding iron donor protein CyaY, with protein MNDTEFHQLVDTQMQNIEEAIDESGADIDFETSGNVMTLEFDDRSQIIINRQEPMHEIWLASRSGGFHFKLIDDKWTCSKTGIELFEMVKEECVKHAGEAIDWV; from the coding sequence TAGATACACAGATGCAAAACATTGAAGAAGCGATCGATGAATCGGGTGCGGATATTGATTTTGAGACATCTGGCAATGTGATGACGCTTGAATTTGATGATCGCAGTCAGATCATCATTAATCGCCAAGAGCCAATGCATGAGATCTGGTTAGCGTCTCGTTCGGGTGGTTTTCACTTCAAATTAATTGATGATAAATGGACATGCTCGAAAACGGGTATCGAACTCTTTGAGATGGTTAAGGAAGAGTGCGTAAAACACGCTGGTGAAGCGATTGATTGGGTTTAA
- a CDS encoding class I adenylate cyclase, with protein MQAYTQTLIQRLDNLNQQRIDRALALMDLASQRVFHLIPTLFHFNHPVIPGYFDQQVPFGIHNFELNDIQSQFIEDTQLTISQELNTAEKPAILGLYTMGSTSSIGQSTSSDLDIWVCVSPQMSSDDKENLSNKCLLITDWAKGYGVEANFFLMNEERFRSNHSEEMTGDNCGSSQHLLLLDEFYRSAVRLAGQRLLWQIVPPEMEECYDEYVQGLCDQGYIDCSDWIDFGQLNHIPAEEYFGSNLWQLYKSIDSPYKSVLKAILLEAYSWEYPHTQLLSIDTKRRFFAHEPDLYGMDAYYLMLEKVTRYLVRINDTTRLDLVRRCFYLKTHEKLSREPSMGSVAWRREALSDMIQKWDWNESVIEELDSRRNWKVELVQIVHHSLLDALMLSYRNLIQFARRNGITSAISPQDISILARKLYAAFEVLPGKVTLLNPQISPDLHEEDLSFIEVREGRSNKAGWYLYKQPLIAHRIIGQPALEHHEYLSKLVAWSFFNGLITESTRLHSVVRDAHIDIDKFYQMVSDLRNTFSLRKRRPSMQALASPCEISQLAMYINFEDDPTAELSGKSLKVDLKNIDIFSFGPEAKSLVGSVDLVYRNSWHEVRTLHFKGETAMLDALKTVLGKMHQDAIPPESVDVFCYSKNLRGVMRNMVYQLLAECIDLRLKPVEQEKRRRFKAIRLADQMYGLFFERRGVSVQKLENSVDFYRSISTNKLKGSPLLMLDRDQEFQLPRVVDGFASEGLIQFFFEDTDQGFNIYVLDEANQVEVYHQYNGEKDEMIASVNSFYTSVKDENQVSSKYINFNLPQYYQIVHPEDGEAYVVPYRNDSSPHSKPSKAVNA; from the coding sequence TTGCAGGCTTACACTCAAACGTTAATCCAAAGATTAGATAACCTTAATCAACAGCGCATTGATCGTGCGTTAGCTCTCATGGATTTAGCCAGTCAGCGAGTGTTCCATCTCATTCCTACCCTATTTCATTTTAATCACCCTGTGATCCCTGGTTACTTCGATCAACAAGTGCCTTTTGGTATCCATAATTTTGAACTTAATGATATTCAATCGCAGTTTATTGAAGATACCCAACTAACTATTTCCCAAGAGCTTAATACAGCAGAAAAGCCTGCGATATTGGGCTTGTATACCATGGGCAGTACTTCATCTATTGGGCAAAGTACATCAAGTGATTTAGATATTTGGGTATGTGTATCACCACAAATGAGTAGTGATGATAAAGAGAATCTGAGTAATAAATGTTTACTAATCACTGATTGGGCGAAAGGTTATGGTGTTGAAGCGAACTTCTTTTTAATGAATGAAGAGCGTTTCAGAAGTAACCATTCTGAGGAGATGACCGGAGATAACTGCGGGTCTTCTCAGCATTTACTTTTGCTTGATGAATTCTATCGTTCGGCTGTGCGCTTGGCGGGCCAGCGATTGCTGTGGCAAATTGTGCCTCCAGAAATGGAAGAGTGCTACGACGAATATGTGCAAGGCTTGTGTGACCAAGGTTACATTGATTGTTCTGACTGGATTGATTTTGGCCAATTGAACCATATTCCAGCAGAAGAGTATTTTGGCTCAAACTTATGGCAGTTATACAAAAGTATCGATTCGCCATACAAATCCGTATTGAAAGCCATTTTGCTTGAAGCCTATTCGTGGGAGTACCCTCACACTCAGTTATTAAGTATTGATACAAAGCGTCGTTTTTTCGCCCATGAACCCGATCTCTATGGCATGGATGCGTATTACTTGATGCTTGAGAAAGTGACTCGTTACTTGGTTCGTATCAATGATACGACTCGCTTGGACTTAGTTCGACGTTGTTTCTACTTAAAAACCCATGAGAAGTTGTCCCGAGAGCCTAGTATGGGATCGGTAGCTTGGCGTCGTGAAGCGCTCAGTGACATGATCCAAAAATGGGATTGGAATGAGTCGGTTATTGAAGAATTAGATTCACGCCGTAATTGGAAGGTTGAGCTCGTTCAAATTGTACATCATTCATTACTAGATGCTTTGATGTTGAGTTATCGAAACCTGATCCAATTTGCTCGTCGTAATGGCATAACGTCTGCGATTAGTCCGCAAGATATCAGCATATTAGCTCGAAAACTGTATGCCGCTTTTGAAGTGCTTCCAGGAAAAGTCACCTTACTTAATCCACAGATCTCGCCAGATTTACATGAAGAAGATCTTAGCTTTATTGAAGTTCGAGAAGGGCGCAGTAATAAAGCCGGTTGGTATCTATATAAACAGCCGTTGATCGCTCATCGAATTATAGGTCAACCAGCGTTAGAGCATCATGAATACTTAAGCAAGCTAGTTGCGTGGTCATTTTTTAATGGCTTGATCACGGAGTCGACCCGTTTGCATTCGGTTGTTCGTGACGCGCATATTGATATTGATAAGTTTTACCAGATGGTCAGCGACTTGAGAAATACCTTCTCGCTTCGTAAGCGTCGCCCAAGTATGCAAGCGTTAGCGAGCCCGTGTGAAATTAGCCAACTGGCGATGTATATTAACTTTGAAGATGATCCGACTGCTGAATTAAGTGGTAAGTCTCTTAAGGTTGATTTGAAAAATATCGATATTTTTAGTTTCGGGCCTGAAGCAAAAAGCTTAGTGGGCAGTGTGGATTTGGTGTATCGAAATTCATGGCACGAAGTCAGAACCCTGCATTTTAAGGGTGAAACCGCCATGCTAGATGCATTGAAAACGGTACTCGGAAAAATGCACCAAGATGCGATTCCCCCTGAATCCGTTGATGTGTTCTGCTACAGCAAGAATTTGCGCGGTGTGATGCGTAATATGGTGTATCAGCTTTTGGCTGAATGTATTGATTTGCGCCTTAAACCCGTAGAGCAAGAGAAACGTCGCCGTTTTAAAGCGATTCGTCTGGCTGATCAAATGTATGGCCTGTTTTTTGAACGCCGTGGCGTATCGGTACAAAAACTCGAAAATTCCGTCGATTTCTATCGCAGCATTTCGACCAATAAGCTGAAAGGCTCACCGCTGTTGATGTTGGATCGTGATCAGGAGTTCCAATTACCACGAGTAGTGGATGGCTTTGCGAGTGAAGGTTTGATTCAGTTTTTCTTTGAAGATACAGATCAAGGTTTCAATATCTATGTATTAGATGAAGCGAACCAAGTGGAAGTGTATCACCAGTATAATGGTGAAAAAGATGAAATGATCGCAAGCGTAAACAGCTTCTATACCTCGGTTAAAGATGAGAACCAAGTTTCGTCGAAATACATTAACTTCAACTTACCGCAGTACTACCAAATCGTACATCCGGAAGATGGAGAAGCTTACGTCGTGCCTTATCGTAATGATTCATCACCGCACTCTAAACCCTCTAAAGCGGTGAATGCTTAG
- the hemC gene encoding hydroxymethylbilane synthase, with the protein MTNSSPIRIATRKSPLALWQAYFVKAELEAAHPGIEVELVTMVTKGDIILDTPLAKVGGKGLFVKELEVAMLEGRADLAVHSMKDVPVDFPEGLGLVTICEREDPRDAFVSNTYDCIEDLPQGATVGTCSLRRQCQLKEQRPDLIIKELRGNVGTRLGKLDAGNYDAIVLAAAGLKRLELEERIRSFIEPEQSLPAVGQGAVGIECRLDDERVISLLSALNHKDTADRVLCERAMNLTLEGGCQVPIGSYSLLDGDDIWLRALVGEPDGSKIVRGEIKGHREDAETLGVTLANQLLEDGAREILEKLYSEHD; encoded by the coding sequence ATGACAAACTCTTCCCCTATCCGCATTGCGACTCGCAAAAGCCCTCTAGCACTATGGCAAGCATACTTTGTTAAAGCCGAACTTGAAGCGGCCCATCCAGGTATAGAAGTCGAATTGGTTACCATGGTAACTAAAGGTGACATCATTCTTGATACACCACTTGCAAAGGTTGGCGGCAAAGGTTTGTTCGTAAAAGAGCTTGAAGTCGCGATGCTAGAAGGCCGTGCTGATCTGGCTGTTCACTCAATGAAAGATGTGCCAGTCGATTTTCCTGAAGGCTTAGGCTTAGTGACGATTTGTGAACGTGAAGACCCACGTGATGCCTTTGTTTCAAATACTTATGATTGCATTGAAGACTTACCTCAAGGTGCAACCGTTGGGACTTGTAGCTTACGCCGTCAATGTCAATTGAAAGAGCAGCGTCCTGATTTAATCATCAAAGAGTTGCGCGGTAATGTTGGAACTCGCTTAGGCAAACTCGATGCTGGTAATTATGATGCTATTGTACTTGCGGCTGCGGGGCTAAAGCGCCTTGAACTTGAAGAACGCATTCGCAGCTTTATCGAACCGGAACAATCATTGCCTGCTGTTGGCCAAGGTGCTGTTGGTATTGAATGTCGCCTAGATGACGAACGCGTTATTTCACTACTTAGTGCATTAAATCACAAAGACACAGCCGATCGCGTTCTATGTGAGCGAGCGATGAACCTCACCTTAGAAGGTGGCTGCCAAGTTCCTATTGGCAGTTACTCTTTACTCGATGGCGATGATATTTGGCTACGTGCGCTTGTTGGCGAACCAGACGGTTCAAAAATTGTACGTGGTGAAATTAAAGGCCATAGAGAAGACGCGGAAACTCTAGGTGTGACTTTAGCCAACCAACTTTTAGAAGATGGTGCGCGTGAAATTCTAGAAAAACTTTACTCTGAACACGATTAA
- a CDS encoding uroporphyrinogen-III synthase translates to MTVLVTRPDQQGRELCQQLVGVGIPAIHHPLINIVANPNGNNLAHQLAECDILIAISQHAVNFAQQLLSNASSNWPAGIIYLGVGQKTAHYLSKLSKQKVNYPLVGDSEHLLEIPELQDVDGKRILILRGNGGRELIYQRLVQRQAKVEYCETYCREFISFSAESAFPYWQQHDVTRIVITSSEQLAFLVSQTPPIYQTWLFNLQLLVPSQRIVETAINLGFINALNVGSASNSDLLATLQP, encoded by the coding sequence ATGACTGTGTTGGTCACTAGACCCGATCAACAAGGGCGAGAACTTTGCCAGCAATTGGTGGGGGTGGGGATTCCTGCAATCCACCATCCGCTCATTAATATTGTCGCAAACCCTAATGGAAACAATTTAGCTCACCAACTTGCGGAATGTGACATCTTAATAGCCATAAGCCAACACGCTGTAAATTTCGCCCAGCAATTGCTCTCAAATGCTTCTTCAAACTGGCCTGCGGGTATTATTTACCTTGGCGTTGGTCAAAAAACAGCACACTATTTAAGCAAACTATCGAAACAAAAAGTAAACTATCCGCTTGTAGGGGATAGTGAGCACTTGTTGGAAATACCAGAACTACAAGATGTTGATGGAAAAAGAATTTTAATTTTACGCGGTAATGGTGGCCGTGAGTTAATTTATCAACGCTTAGTTCAACGCCAAGCAAAGGTTGAATATTGTGAAACCTACTGCAGAGAATTTATCTCATTTTCTGCAGAATCAGCATTCCCTTATTGGCAACAACATGACGTTACTCGCATTGTGATAACAAGTAGTGAACAACTCGCGTTTCTTGTCTCTCAAACACCACCAATTTATCAGACTTGGCTGTTTAACCTTCAACTGCTCGTTCCAAGTCAACGTATTGTAGAAACAGCAATAAATTTAGGCTTTATAAACGCGCTGAACGTAGGTAGCGCATCAAATTCAGATTTACTGGCTACTCTCCAGCCATAG
- a CDS encoding uroporphyrinogen-III C-methyltransferase yields the protein MTSKKNNQHIEPEDKNEKNHPVVDETSVEAESLTPEAKQEEQSMPPQPEKENAPAQPAEFVEKQGKRGVKLGTVAIILSIIFGGGLTFQMQQKDAEYQQQISALKDQLGQAQTSMQSELNNVKNETIEKATVASHKAEVILGQQQKSIESLQLAIADVKGRRPNDWLLAEADYLVKLAGRKLFLEQDVVSATKLMESADQRIAALNDPSLVPLRQAMANDITKLRTIPLIDRDGLVLRLTSLQQQVNKLPLANAILPDAPQEVKKEVSQDINDWQTNLTTSLKAFSEQFITFRTRDGNVIPLLSPEQHFYLRENIKAKLETAIKAVYVDQQEIYTTALSVANDWSQAFFNQDDNAVKEFNKSLNQLSKQNVQVEYPVKLQTQNVLSDVITDRLRREVTTIITEEK from the coding sequence ATGACAAGTAAAAAAAACAATCAGCATATTGAACCTGAAGATAAGAACGAAAAAAACCACCCCGTAGTTGACGAAACTTCTGTTGAAGCCGAAAGCCTTACGCCTGAAGCCAAGCAAGAAGAGCAAAGCATGCCTCCTCAACCTGAGAAAGAAAATGCGCCAGCACAACCTGCTGAATTTGTAGAAAAACAAGGAAAACGCGGCGTCAAACTCGGTACTGTTGCGATTATTTTATCCATTATTTTTGGTGGCGGATTAACATTCCAAATGCAGCAAAAAGATGCCGAGTACCAACAACAAATCTCAGCATTAAAAGATCAGCTAGGACAAGCTCAAACATCAATGCAGAGTGAGCTTAATAACGTTAAAAATGAAACCATCGAGAAAGCGACGGTTGCGAGCCATAAAGCTGAAGTCATTTTAGGTCAACAACAAAAAAGCATTGAAAGCCTTCAACTTGCGATTGCCGATGTTAAAGGCCGCCGACCAAATGATTGGTTGCTAGCAGAAGCCGATTACCTAGTAAAACTTGCAGGCCGTAAATTATTCCTAGAACAGGACGTGGTAAGTGCAACTAAGCTAATGGAAAGTGCGGATCAGCGCATAGCGGCATTGAATGATCCAAGCCTTGTCCCTCTGCGTCAAGCAATGGCTAACGACATCACCAAATTAAGAACCATTCCACTCATTGATAGAGATGGTCTCGTTCTACGCTTAACAAGCCTTCAACAGCAAGTGAATAAACTTCCATTAGCCAATGCAATTCTTCCTGACGCACCTCAAGAAGTTAAAAAAGAAGTATCTCAAGATATCAATGATTGGCAGACTAACTTAACGACCTCACTCAAAGCATTCTCCGAGCAGTTTATTACCTTCCGAACTCGTGATGGTAATGTCATCCCTCTTCTCTCTCCTGAGCAGCACTTCTATTTAAGAGAGAACATTAAAGCCAAATTAGAAACAGCAATCAAAGCTGTTTATGTTGACCAACAAGAGATATACACCACGGCTTTATCGGTCGCGAATGATTGGTCTCAAGCTTTCTTCAATCAAGATGATAATGCCGTAAAAGAGTTCAATAAGAGTTTGAATCAGCTAAGTAAGCAGAATGTTCAGGTTGAATACCCAGTGAAACTGCAAACACAAAATGTTCTATCCGATGTAATAACCGATCGTCTGCGCCGTGAAGTGACAACCATCATTACGGAGGAGAAATAA
- a CDS encoding heme biosynthesis protein HemY encodes MIRWIFLFIILGAGLFVGTQFSGQQGYVLISIAEKTIEMSVTTLVLMIIALLAILFGLEFLFKKALYASSTTWNWFSVRKLKRSRRYTNEGIIKLLEGDWKGAEKKVTRWANHHDMPLLCYLVASEAAQGMGDKEKRDNYLALASKEENSHLAVELTKAKQSVRDSEFDKAFDILSSLKSSYPNNSIVLNLLKTTYMELSLWQPLLDLLPKLVKAKQIDSEEHASLTQTAQCGLLTEVAQQQGSEGLISHWDSLPRKVKQSQHLTHCFVKQLIARKADSEAYTVVKEALKKNPSPELFTLLPEMNLPDAYPATILLEKTLNKDSSNAEAHSALAQFYLRDQKWKEAQDHFEKALELRASVSDYSYLSDALEKQNLTKAAHEVSRKALELMNPA; translated from the coding sequence ATGATACGTTGGATTTTTCTTTTCATTATCCTTGGGGCTGGACTATTCGTCGGAACCCAATTTTCAGGACAGCAGGGTTACGTACTGATCTCTATCGCTGAAAAAACCATAGAGATGAGTGTCACTACATTAGTGCTAATGATTATTGCACTGCTTGCTATCTTATTTGGCTTAGAGTTCCTATTTAAAAAAGCATTGTACGCAAGCTCAACAACATGGAACTGGTTTAGCGTCCGTAAGTTGAAGCGTTCTCGCCGCTATACCAACGAAGGCATCATAAAATTGCTAGAAGGTGATTGGAAAGGGGCTGAGAAAAAAGTCACTCGCTGGGCAAACCACCACGATATGCCTTTACTCTGCTATTTAGTCGCATCTGAAGCAGCACAAGGCATGGGCGATAAAGAGAAGCGTGATAACTATTTAGCGTTAGCAAGTAAAGAAGAAAACTCTCACCTTGCTGTTGAGCTAACTAAGGCGAAGCAATCGGTACGCGATAGTGAATTTGATAAAGCATTCGATATCTTGTCATCACTTAAATCAAGTTACCCAAATAACAGCATTGTATTGAACCTACTGAAAACCACCTACATGGAATTAAGCCTATGGCAACCACTATTGGATTTGCTGCCTAAACTTGTTAAAGCTAAGCAAATCGATAGTGAAGAGCACGCGAGCTTAACTCAAACGGCGCAGTGCGGTTTATTAACAGAGGTTGCTCAACAACAAGGAAGTGAAGGCTTAATTAGCCATTGGGACTCCCTACCTCGCAAAGTAAAGCAGAGCCAACATCTAACTCATTGCTTTGTTAAACAGCTTATTGCAAGAAAAGCTGATTCTGAAGCCTATACGGTTGTCAAAGAAGCTCTGAAAAAGAACCCAAGCCCTGAGCTTTTTACCCTATTGCCTGAAATGAATCTTCCTGATGCATATCCTGCGACGATCCTATTGGAAAAAACATTGAATAAGGACAGTAGCAATGCGGAAGCGCACAGTGCTCTAGCTCAATTCTACTTACGAGATCAAAAGTGGAAAGAAGCACAAGACCACTTTGAAAAAGCACTAGAGTTACGTGCAAGCGTGTCTGACTACAGTTATCTTTCTGACGCGCTAGAGAAGCAAAACTTAACGAAAGCAGCCCATGAGGTGTCTCGTAAAGCTCTAGAGCTAATGAATCCCGCTTAA
- a CDS encoding c-type cytochrome: MLKITAILLIATISTGAYADNINISAGESTYKTLCVSCHGELGHGDGLAGKALSEQPSNIYEGLNSWFEPEYELIDTVLNGNEGMPAWRSVLEEKDVKNIFAYIQKING, translated from the coding sequence ATGCTAAAGATCACTGCCATTTTACTAATTGCAACTATCAGTACTGGTGCTTATGCCGACAACATTAATATCAGCGCAGGTGAGAGTACTTACAAAACCCTATGTGTTTCTTGCCATGGTGAATTAGGTCATGGCGACGGCCTAGCTGGAAAGGCTTTATCAGAGCAACCCTCAAATATTTACGAAGGTCTAAACTCGTGGTTTGAGCCTGAGTATGAACTTATCGATACTGTGCTAAACGGTAATGAAGGCATGCCGGCCTGGAGAAGTGTATTGGAAGAAAAAGATGTAAAGAATATCTTTGCATACATCCAAAAGATCAACGGATAA
- the fre gene encoding NAD(P)H-flavin reductase, translating into MTIKCKVKSIEPLACNTFQILLHPESPVPFKAGQYLMVEMGEKDKRPFSIASSPCRHEGELELHIGAAEHNAYALEVVEAMKMALASDGNILIDAPHGDAWIKEESDRPLLLIAGGTGFSYVRSILDHCISQNMQNNIHLYWGAKDENQLYAKQELDAIAQVNPNIQFIPVVEHASEPWDGQVGNVLQAISADFESLEDYDIYIAGRFEMAGAARELFTQTKQAKSERMYADAYAFI; encoded by the coding sequence ATGACCATTAAATGTAAAGTAAAGTCTATTGAGCCTTTAGCATGTAACACCTTTCAGATTTTGTTGCATCCTGAATCACCAGTCCCTTTTAAAGCGGGACAATATTTAATGGTAGAAATGGGAGAAAAGGATAAGCGTCCTTTTTCAATTGCCAGCAGTCCTTGCCGTCATGAAGGCGAGCTAGAATTGCACATTGGTGCTGCAGAACATAATGCTTATGCGCTGGAAGTTGTTGAAGCCATGAAAATGGCGCTAGCAAGTGATGGCAACATTCTTATTGATGCACCACATGGTGATGCGTGGATAAAGGAAGAAAGTGATCGCCCACTGCTGTTAATCGCAGGTGGTACGGGATTCAGCTATGTACGTTCTATTCTTGATCACTGCATTAGCCAAAATATGCAAAACAATATACATCTATATTGGGGCGCTAAAGATGAAAATCAGCTTTACGCGAAGCAAGAGTTAGATGCGATTGCCCAAGTAAACCCAAACATACAATTTATACCTGTTGTCGAACACGCATCTGAACCGTGGGATGGACAGGTAGGAAATGTATTACAAGCCATTAGTGCTGACTTTGAATCTCTTGAAGATTATGACATCTATATAGCAGGAAGATTTGAAATGGCAGGCGCAGCCCGAGAATTATTCACTCAAACCAAACAGGCAAAGAGTGAGCGTATGTATGCTGATGCTTACGCTTTTATCTGA
- a CDS encoding 2Fe-2S iron-sulfur cluster-binding protein — MTYQVILLPDNLQFEVRDGKTVLEEALNQGINFPHRCQVGACAMCMCRKIEGLVSYDLEPMLTEKEQQQGWIFPCQAFAESNLILTFAD; from the coding sequence ATGACCTACCAAGTAATCTTGTTACCCGATAATCTTCAGTTTGAAGTGCGAGATGGTAAAACGGTGTTGGAAGAGGCGCTCAACCAAGGTATTAATTTCCCTCACCGTTGCCAAGTTGGGGCGTGTGCCATGTGTATGTGTCGAAAAATTGAAGGCTTGGTAAGTTACGACCTTGAACCAATGCTCACAGAGAAAGAGCAACAGCAAGGTTGGATATTTCCCTGCCAAGCATTTGCAGAAAGTAATTTAATACTTACCTTTGCAGATTAA
- the ubiD gene encoding 4-hydroxy-3-polyprenylbenzoate decarboxylase, producing the protein MSLKDLRDFIDHLEADGKLKRITHPIDPHYEMTEISDRTLRAGGPALLFENPIGYEMPVLTNLFGTPERVAIGMGRQDVKELREVGKLLAYLKEPEPPKGFKDAIDKLPVFKQVLNMPTKKLRKAACQEVVWQGDDVDLDKIPVMSCWAGDVAPLLTWGLTITKGPNKKRQNLGIYRQQKIAKNKIIMRWLAHRGGALDLRDWMETYPGKPFPVSIAFGADPATILGAVTPVPDTLSEYAFAGLLRGSRTEVVQSISNDLEVPASAEIVMEGYIDPSEFADEGPYGDHTGYYNEVEQHRVFTITHVTMREKPIYHSTYTGRPPDEPAVLGVALNEVFVPILQKQFPEIEDFYLPPEGCSYRMAIVTLKKQYPGHAKRVMMGVWSFLRQFMYTKFVIVCDESVNARDWSEVCRAISVNMDPKRDNTFIDNTPIDSLDFASPVVGLGSKMGLDATIKWDAELAMGNKLHSVTDNQQAVENLVHEKNKQVEAVLNHFPEVIDFHFPEGSDGGEIAIVTINKKHEGHGLKIMDDIWSLITPYVDNKCLIVCDEDVDAKDWNDIIWAVTTRMDPARDTIMASSRMGLDATNKWASESHREWGTPIKKDPEVVAKIDKIWNQLDIL; encoded by the coding sequence ATGAGTTTGAAGGATTTACGCGACTTTATCGATCATCTTGAAGCAGATGGCAAACTTAAGCGCATTACTCACCCGATTGACCCACATTATGAAATGACTGAAATCAGTGATCGAACCCTACGAGCTGGTGGACCCGCATTACTGTTTGAAAACCCCATTGGTTATGAGATGCCAGTATTGACCAACCTGTTTGGCACTCCTGAGCGAGTCGCGATCGGAATGGGTCGTCAAGATGTGAAAGAGTTACGTGAAGTAGGAAAACTATTGGCGTATTTGAAGGAGCCAGAGCCACCAAAAGGCTTTAAAGATGCAATAGATAAGCTACCAGTTTTCAAACAAGTCTTAAATATGCCAACGAAGAAGCTTCGTAAAGCCGCATGTCAGGAAGTGGTGTGGCAAGGTGACGATGTTGATTTAGATAAAATACCAGTGATGAGCTGCTGGGCGGGTGATGTCGCGCCTTTATTGACATGGGGGCTGACTATTACAAAAGGCCCTAACAAAAAGCGCCAAAATCTTGGGATCTATCGCCAGCAAAAAATCGCAAAAAATAAAATCATCATGCGATGGTTAGCTCACCGAGGTGGTGCTCTTGATTTACGAGATTGGATGGAGACTTATCCTGGGAAGCCCTTTCCAGTATCCATTGCATTTGGTGCTGACCCCGCAACAATATTAGGCGCGGTAACCCCTGTTCCTGATACATTATCTGAATATGCTTTCGCAGGGTTACTCCGTGGTAGTCGAACTGAAGTTGTTCAATCTATTAGCAATGACCTTGAGGTACCAGCCAGCGCTGAAATTGTGATGGAAGGTTACATTGATCCTTCCGAATTTGCCGATGAAGGCCCGTATGGGGATCATACTGGCTATTACAATGAAGTTGAACAGCACCGAGTATTCACAATCACTCACGTCACCATGCGTGAGAAACCGATTTATCACAGCACTTATACAGGGCGTCCACCAGATGAACCGGCTGTGCTTGGCGTTGCTTTAAATGAAGTTTTTGTTCCTATTCTGCAAAAACAATTTCCTGAAATAGAAGACTTCTATCTACCTCCAGAAGGTTGCTCGTACAGAATGGCGATTGTGACCCTGAAAAAACAGTACCCAGGACATGCCAAGCGGGTAATGATGGGGGTGTGGTCATTCTTACGACAATTTATGTATACCAAGTTTGTCATTGTTTGCGATGAAAGTGTGAATGCTCGTGATTGGAGTGAAGTTTGTCGAGCCATTTCTGTCAATATGGACCCTAAGCGTGACAACACCTTTATTGATAATACACCAATAGATTCGCTCGATTTTGCTTCACCTGTAGTTGGGCTTGGATCCAAAATGGGACTTGATGCAACAATAAAGTGGGATGCCGAACTGGCAATGGGAAATAAGCTTCATTCAGTTACAGATAATCAGCAAGCCGTAGAAAATCTTGTCCATGAGAAAAACAAACAAGTTGAAGCGGTATTGAATCACTTTCCTGAGGTGATTGATTTTCACTTTCCTGAAGGTTCAGATGGTGGAGAAATTGCCATCGTGACCATAAATAAAAAGCATGAAGGACATGGGCTGAAAATTATGGATGATATATGGTCTTTGATTACGCCGTATGTTGATAATAAATGCTTAATTGTGTGTGATGAAGATGTGGATGCTAAAGATTGGAATGACATTATTTGGGCGGTAACAACGCGGATGGATCCTGCTCGCGATACAATAATGGCATCGAGCCGGATGGGATTAGACGCAACAAACAAATGGGCAAGTGAATCTCATCGAGAGTGGGGTACACCAATAAAGAAAGATCCTGAAGTTGTGGCTAAGATCGATAAGATTTGGAATCAATTAGATATTCTATGA